The Candidatus Nomurabacteria bacterium genomic sequence ATTGTCCCACTCGTTTGGCTGATTGATGTACTTTTTGTCGAGTAGGTCGTAGACAATTTCTATGCCGTCGACTGGCTTGTATTCTAGATTAAGTAATATTTCACCAAAGAATTCATCTAGTACCGACGCAAGAGTGACAACCGAACCGGCTTTTTTGAGTTCGGCGAGCGTTGACTTGCGCACGGAGTGACCATGGAGTGCGGCATCGTGGCTAAGTATAGGGGTGCCGTCAGATGTTAAGCGGACGTCGAATTCAAGTATGTCAGCACCAGCATCCTTGCCGACGCGCAAGGACTCCAAAGTGTTTTCTGGCGCCAAACCTGCTGCGCCTCGATGTCCGATTACTAACATATCCTAGCTATAGTATACTGGATGGAGACAATACAGACGAAAAGAATACAGGAGAAACAATGGCAGATTTTAACAAGATACTTACACCAGGTGATGTCGATGGCGGCGTCGTAAACGTAGTGATTGAAATTCCGGCTGGCAGCAGCCACAAGATTGAGTGGAATCGCGAACTCGCAGTGATGCAGTTAGACCGCATCGACCCAGCTATTTTCGCTAAACCTACTAACTATGGTTTCATACCACAGACGCTCGATGAAGATGGCGATGAATTGGACGCATTGATTGTAACTGACGCTCCGCTACCCACGGGTATATTCCTAGAAGCAAAGGTGATCGGTGTGATGAAGTTTGAAGATGACGGTGAAGTGGATGACAAGATTGTCGTGGTGCCTGCCGACGACCGAAATAGCGGCAATCGTATCCAGAGCCTGAGTGACATCCCACAATTGGTTAAGCAGATTGAAAACCACTTTAACCACTATAAGGATCTTAAAAAACCCGGCACTACAATTGTTAAAAGTTGGGGCGACGTCGAAGAGGCTAAGGTTGTTATACACGAATCGATTGAACGCTGGAATAATCGCTAACAATGGCAAAGACGAAGTTTGTCGCAAAGGTATTACTCCTTGATGGCAACGGAGACTTTTTGTTGCTTACGAGAAGCGACACACACCCAAGCTTGGCTGGTTTTTATGACCTGCCAGGTGGAATGATTGAAGACGGCGAAGAGCCTGGCGCTGCGGTTATAAGAGAGGTAAAAGAAGAAACTGGCATTGAATTGCCTCATCATGCAGTCAAGGTGATATACACCACGACGCATGTCATGCATGACAAAAGCTACCCTACATTGCTGTATCTTGCGCGCATAGAAATGAAGAGTCCTGATATACAGATTAGCTGGGAACATAAGTCACACGAGTGGGCCCCACTTCATCGCATGGCTGATGTTGAGCCACAGTTGGCATCTACATACCAAGAGGCGTTTGCTTATGTTCGAGCACACAATATCATTGAAGATATAGATATCGTCGTAGGCGAAATTCAGGAAGCCGCAGCTTAGTTTTTTGTATACATAGCAAGCTTTGGCCTAAGTTTACTCTGGTTTACTTACGCGCTTTGCCTTTTTTGCGAGCTGCTTTATCGCGGATTATAGCCGCAGCGCCGCTGACGGCTTGCAGGAGGCCGAGCTTCCGGAGTTGCATACGTAATTTTGCTCGAGCATGACTTGTGGTGACGAGCTCTAACCAGTCGCTTTTTGGTTGGGATAATTTACGAGTTATGACTTCGACGACGTCGCCATTATGAAGCGGTTTGTCAAAAGCGTGAATCCTACCGTTAACGCGGAAGCTGTATGAGTGTTTACCGATGTCGCTATGGACCAGATAGGCAAAATCAAGCGGCAATGCGCCTTCGGGTAAGTTGTAGATGTCGCCTTTTGGTGAATAAACAAAGATGCGATTGCCAAAAAGATCGACATTTAACTGGTCCTGGCTAATCTCTTCGCCGTCCTTTAAGCGCGCTGCCACTTCTTGCATCTGTGTAATCCACTGTAGTTCGGCGGGTAGATGACTGGATTTTTTACGGGCGTAATTTTTGCTGCTTTTTTGCTCGTGGTAGTGAAAACTGGCGGCTAGTCCGCGTTCGGCATATTCGTGCATTTCGTTGGTACGAATCTGAAATTCAACAATCTGCTTACTCGGCGTAATGACGGTGGTGTGGAGACTTTGATAACCGTTTGGTTTCGGTATGGCTATGTAGTCTTTAATTCGGGCGAGCATTGGCTGATACATGCCGTGCAATATACCTAGTACTCGGTAGCAGGTTTCGTTGTTTGGCACGATGATTCGTAGAGCCATGAGGTCGTAAATGTCATCGATGTTGCCGTCGACTTTTTCAAGCTTTTTGTGCAAGCTATAGACGCTTTTCACGCGACCGTTAATTTCAAACTCTATGCCTTGTTTTTTGAGCTCACGTTCAACGTCGGTGCGGACGGCACCAAGTTTACGGGTACTTTTTCCTAGGCGCTTACGGATGATGTTTTTAAGCCTGTCAAACTCACTAGGGTCCAGGTATCGAAAAGCCAGCTCTTCGATTTCCATACGCACGCGACCCATACCAAGGCGATCGGCCATTGGGGCAAAAACCTCGAGTGATTCACGGGCGATTTTTTGTTGTTTGTCGGTTGGCATGTATTTTAACGTCTGTAGATTGTGTAGTCGGTCGGCTAGTTTGATGATGATAACGCGAACGTCCTGACTGACGGCGATGAGTAATTTGGAAAGATTGTCCTTTGTTTGAGGTAAATAATTTCCTAGGTCTTGCATACCGGAGCGGGCTTGGCTGACTTTAGTGACGCCGTCGACCAAGAAGGCGACATCATGGCCGAAAAGTGACTCAATTTCATCAAGTGTAGCGTCGGTATCTTCGACGGTGTCATGTAAAATACCAGCCAGGACGGTGTCGATGTCCATGCCCCATTCAATCAAAAGACGGGCTACTGCTAGCGGGTGAACGATGTATGGCTTGCCACTAAGGCGTTTTTGTCCCAGGTGTTTCTCGGTTGCAAAATTAATAGCATGCGTGAGCTCTGCGAGCTGGTTTTCATCGTATAGCTCCTTTGCTAGTAGTAATACCTCACGTCGTTCCATGCTTACCAGTATAAATCAGTTATGATAATTAAAAAACCACCATTAGAGGTGGTGACGGTTCGCATGGATTGAGGGTAAATATTTGCACATTCCGCTAACGCTGTTATACAATTGGGTATGAAATTACTAACACTTAATAAGAGGGTGGTTAACACGAATGGCAGTAGTAAAATTAGGTATCAACGGTTTCGGACGTATTGGTCGTAATGCATTTAAGATTGCATTTGAGCGTAGCGATTTAGAAGTTGTCGCAATCAACGACCTGACAGATACCAAGACGTTGGCGTATCTTCTCAAACATGACAGCAACTACGGTACGTATCAGTATGACGTAAGCTATGATGACACTAACATTATCGTGAATGGCAAGCACGTGAAAGTTTTGGCGGAGAAGGATCCAGCAGTTTTACCTTGGGGTGACTTAGGTGTTGATCTTGTCATCGAGTCAACTGGACGCTTCACAAAGAAAGAAGATGCTGAAAAGCACATCACCGGTGGTGGTGCGAAGCGAGTTGTTATCAGTGGTCCAAGTAAGTCTGACGGTGTCGACACGATTGTGCTTGGTGCGAACGACGACAAGATCGGCAGTGCTACAGAAGTAGTAAGCAACGCCAGCTGTACTACGAACAGCCTTGGTGCAGTCATGGCGATTCTTGATAGTGAATTTGGCGTAGAGAAATCGCTACTTACGACTGTCCATAGTTACACGGCCAGTCAGGTTGTTCAGGACGCACCGAACAAAGACTTGCGCGAAGGCCGCAATGCTGCAGAAAACATGGTTCCTACAACGACCGGAGCTGCTATTGCAGTCACGAAAACGCTTCCAAATCTCGAAGGTAAATTTGACGGTTTGTCGATTCGTGTGCCAACCCCTGTCGTCTCTATTAGCGACGTAACTGCACTCTTGTCTAAGGATGTTACTGTCGAAGAAGTGAATGACGTGTTTAAAAAAGCCGCAGCTGATCCGTTCTATCAGGGTATCTTAGCAGTTAGCGAAGAGGCGCTTGTAAGTCGTGACTATATTGGCGATAGTCACTCTGGCACAGTTGACTTGTTGCTAACAAAGGTTGTCGGCGGTAACTTGATTAAGATTTGTGTCTGGTATGACAACGAATGGGGCTATAGTAACCGTTTGGTCGAACTAGTGGCTGACCTCGGCAAAAAACTCGGCGAATAATCAATATATGAAAATGGTGCACTCGTTAAGTGCACCATTTAGCGCTGGGCGCTAAGTTATCTCAGAAAGCACTTGAAGATTTACGAGTTTAGATGGCGCTCTCTGCGTTATGGCTACCAGGTAGAGCCTGCCGCTAATCTTGGCATACCCTGTAACGTACCATATGACCGCAATTTTTCCGAACTCTCTTTTTTTGGGCGTCGACTGGATGTTGACGGTTGTTAGAGGGGATACGGATAAATTAGACCGATTGAACACGTCGATATAGTGACCGCGTCTCATGTTTGACACGTGTAGTCTACCAATCGATAGGTCCGCATACTGCTTGATCGGTTGAGCGATCGCAGAACTCATATTTACTCCTGTCGAGCTGTGCTTTTGAGGACAATACTACAATACGTAATTTATCGGATTTTGTCAAGTTGTCACATGTGTAAAAAATGCCGATGCTGGACTTTTATTTTCTTCAAAAAACGCTTATACTTAAGACATGAAAATCTATTTGGGCTCTGATCATGCTGGTTTCGATTTAAAAGAAGACGTGTTTGCTTATCTGGTGAAGCGCAATATTGACGTTGATGATGTTGGTGCGAAAGTACCTGATCCAAACGACGATTTCCCTCAGTTTGCCCAAGCTGCCGCCATTAAAGTGATTGGTGACGATGATCCTGACGCTCGAGCAATCTTGATTTGCGGTGGCGGGCAGGGTATGGCGATGGCTGCAAATCGTTTTCGCGGAATCCGCGCTAGTGTCATATGGGACGCAGAAGAAGCGCGCATGACTCGCAACGACAACGATTGTAACGTACTGTGCTTACCGGCGCGTGTATTGCAGCGTGAAGATGAAGCTGTCTGGCAGGACATTTTAGATACATGGCTCAATACGCCATTCGCAGATGCTGCTCGATATAAACGCCGAAACGCAGAACTGGATGAGCTTTCGTAATGTCGACAATCGTCCCATGCGTTACTGTTAGTACTCCCGAGGACTATAAGACGTCTCTAGGGCGAGTTCACACGTTTGCTCGTCGAATCCACATTGATTTTTCAGATGGTTCGTTTGCGCCGAATCAGTCCATAGCCGCTAACCAGATCTGGTGGCCGCAAGAGTGGCAGACAGACATCCATGCGATGGTTGCCGATCCGACGATTCATGTTGATTCTTTGCTTGCACTCCGACCACACTTGATTATTTTTCATGTAGAAGTGAAAATCGATTTAATGCCCGTGTTGCAAAAAATAAAAGCGGCAGGTGTCAAAGCTGGGGTTGCACTAATGAGAACGACCGTTCCGTCGGACGTCTCACAATTGATTGGTGCTGCGGACCACGTGATGATTTTCAGTGGTGATCTGGGTAAATATGGCGGAAAGGCCAGCTTGATGCAACTCGAAAAAATCCGCTTGATTAAAAACATCAATGCCGGAGTCGAAATCGGCTGGGACGGAGGAATTAATTTGGACAACGCGTTTAGTTTAATGCAGGGTGGCGTCGATGTGTTATACGTTGGCGGCGCGATTCAAACGGCGGCAAATCCCGAGTCTGCGTATGCGGCATTGGTTAAAGAAGTAGGAAAACAGGGGGCGATGTAATGCATAAAAATTTAACAGTAACTGACCTTGAGCATAAGGCATATACAATCCGCGAAGATATCATCCGTATGCTTGAGCATGCCGGTAGCGGTCATAGTGCCGGTCCACTGGGCTTGGCTGAAGTCTTTTCGGCGCTGTATTTCAATATTATGCGCATAGATCCGAAGAATCCCGATTGGGAAGATCGCGATTTCTTCTTCTTGAGTAACGGCCACTGTGTGCCGGTGCAGTATGCGGCGATGGCTGAGGCAGGCTATTTTGACAAAGACGAACTTATGACGCTACGAAAATTCGGTAGTCGTCTGCAGGGTCACCCAGAGCGCACACGGCTACCGGGGCTCGAAAATACCAGCGGACCGCTGGGTAGTGGTTTGTCTCAAGCGGCGGGGGTTGCGCACACACTGCAACATATTGACAAGCAGATACACAGGTTTGTGTATGTAGTGACCGGAGACGGTGAGCTAAACGAAGGTAATATATGGGAAGCGGCGATGTTTGCCGGAAAGTACAAACTGTCCCAATTGGTCGTATTTGTTGATCGCAATAACATACAGATCGATGGCACCACCGAAGACGTTATGCCACTCGAAGATTTACATGGCAAGTGGGAGTCTTTTGGCTGGCACGTGCAAGAAGTCGACGGACATAATATCGAAAGCATTGTAGACGCTGCCAGTATGGCTCGAGCAATTACCAACAAACCAAGCGTTATAATCACACACACGATACCCGGCAAGGGCGTTGATTTTATGGAATACGACTATCACTGGCACGGTGCGCCACCAAACGCAGAGCAAGCAAAGGACGCGTTGCACAAACTACGCACGCTAGACGGTAAGATCAAGGGGGAGCACGAGTAATGAGCCACTATCAACTTTCTGACAAGCTATTTACAGACGACCAGGGAAGTGAGCCAATTCGTGCTGGTTTTGGACGAGGTCTAAAGGCTGCTGGCGAAGCGAATGAAAATATCGTTGCACTTTGCGCTGACCTGACCGATAGTACGCAGATGAGCAAGTTTAAAGAAGCTTTTCCGGAACGTTTCGTAGAGATTGGCGTGGCGGAGCAGAACCTCGTGACGGTCGCAAGTGGCATGGCTCGTGTCGGCAAGATTCCTTTTACGAGTAGTTACGCTGCATTTAGTCCTGGCCGCAACTGGGAGCAAATCCGCACGACGGCATGTTTGAATGATCAGCCTGTCAAGGTTGTTGGAAGTCATGCGGGCGTGAGCGTAGGGCCGGATGGCGCTACTCACCAGATGCT encodes the following:
- a CDS encoding glycerophosphodiester phosphodiesterase produces the protein MLVIGHRGAAGLAPENTLESLRVGKDAGADILEFDVRLTSDGTPILSHDAALHGHSVRKSTLAELKKAGSVVTLASVLDEFFGEILLNLEYKPVDGIEIVYDLLDKKYINQPNEWDNVLISSFHIRTLWKLRSLNKYINLALLHSVNPFAFITYNRKLKLAAVGWHRLHVNKLAIEIAKKSKIFTYVYTVNRPQAAKLLDRREIDAVVTDYPDRIANKL
- a CDS encoding inorganic diphosphatase codes for the protein MADFNKILTPGDVDGGVVNVVIEIPAGSSHKIEWNRELAVMQLDRIDPAIFAKPTNYGFIPQTLDEDGDELDALIVTDAPLPTGIFLEAKVIGVMKFEDDGEVDDKIVVVPADDRNSGNRIQSLSDIPQLVKQIENHFNHYKDLKKPGTTIVKSWGDVEEAKVVIHESIERWNNR
- a CDS encoding NUDIX hydrolase, with amino-acid sequence MAKTKFVAKVLLLDGNGDFLLLTRSDTHPSLAGFYDLPGGMIEDGEEPGAAVIREVKEETGIELPHHAVKVIYTTTHVMHDKSYPTLLYLARIEMKSPDIQISWEHKSHEWAPLHRMADVEPQLASTYQEAFAYVRAHNIIEDIDIVVGEIQEAAA
- a CDS encoding bifunctional (p)ppGpp synthetase/guanosine-3',5'-bis(diphosphate) 3'-pyrophosphohydrolase; this translates as MERREVLLLAKELYDENQLAELTHAINFATEKHLGQKRLSGKPYIVHPLAVARLLIEWGMDIDTVLAGILHDTVEDTDATLDEIESLFGHDVAFLVDGVTKVSQARSGMQDLGNYLPQTKDNLSKLLIAVSQDVRVIIIKLADRLHNLQTLKYMPTDKQQKIARESLEVFAPMADRLGMGRVRMEIEELAFRYLDPSEFDRLKNIIRKRLGKSTRKLGAVRTDVERELKKQGIEFEINGRVKSVYSLHKKLEKVDGNIDDIYDLMALRIIVPNNETCYRVLGILHGMYQPMLARIKDYIAIPKPNGYQSLHTTVITPSKQIVEFQIRTNEMHEYAERGLAASFHYHEQKSSKNYARKKSSHLPAELQWITQMQEVAARLKDGEEISQDQLNVDLFGNRIFVYSPKGDIYNLPEGALPLDFAYLVHSDIGKHSYSFRVNGRIHAFDKPLHNGDVVEVITRKLSQPKSDWLELVTTSHARAKLRMQLRKLGLLQAVSGAAAIIRDKAARKKGKARK
- the gap gene encoding type I glyceraldehyde-3-phosphate dehydrogenase, which translates into the protein MAVVKLGINGFGRIGRNAFKIAFERSDLEVVAINDLTDTKTLAYLLKHDSNYGTYQYDVSYDDTNIIVNGKHVKVLAEKDPAVLPWGDLGVDLVIESTGRFTKKEDAEKHITGGGAKRVVISGPSKSDGVDTIVLGANDDKIGSATEVVSNASCTTNSLGAVMAILDSEFGVEKSLLTTVHSYTASQVVQDAPNKDLREGRNAAENMVPTTTGAAIAVTKTLPNLEGKFDGLSIRVPTPVVSISDVTALLSKDVTVEEVNDVFKKAAADPFYQGILAVSEEALVSRDYIGDSHSGTVDLLLTKVVGGNLIKICVWYDNEWGYSNRLVELVADLGKKLGE
- a CDS encoding RpiB/LacA/LacB family sugar-phosphate isomerase, translated to MKIYLGSDHAGFDLKEDVFAYLVKRNIDVDDVGAKVPDPNDDFPQFAQAAAIKVIGDDDPDARAILICGGGQGMAMAANRFRGIRASVIWDAEEARMTRNDNDCNVLCLPARVLQREDEAVWQDILDTWLNTPFADAARYKRRNAELDELS
- a CDS encoding transketolase, whose translation is MHKNLTVTDLEHKAYTIREDIIRMLEHAGSGHSAGPLGLAEVFSALYFNIMRIDPKNPDWEDRDFFFLSNGHCVPVQYAAMAEAGYFDKDELMTLRKFGSRLQGHPERTRLPGLENTSGPLGSGLSQAAGVAHTLQHIDKQIHRFVYVVTGDGELNEGNIWEAAMFAGKYKLSQLVVFVDRNNIQIDGTTEDVMPLEDLHGKWESFGWHVQEVDGHNIESIVDAASMARAITNKPSVIITHTIPGKGVDFMEYDYHWHGAPPNAEQAKDALHKLRTLDGKIKGEHE